ACGTACGTATCATCGTGGCCGGAATCTAATGCGGCTGTGGGGAACCGGCTGTGGCACATACCAAGGTCCCGGGAACCGCATGTTACCCACACACGTTCACGTGCCGGTGCCACCCCAACAACTGCCAGGCATCCGCAAACAGTGCTACATTGAAACCCGATGTACGAGCAGATGGCTACAGGACAGGTACAGGCGTATACAGCCATGGCGCTGGCTCCAAACTAATCATGCCTCTGACTCTGAGGCTTTGTTGGGCTGGGCCACAAACTCCAACGCCGCCCTGCCTGGCTGCCTCCTTCCTACATGACTCGTGAGACGGAGGGCATCGCGCACTCGGCTTTCTCTTCGGTTTCATCCGATCCGCTTAGAAAGAGAGCACGGAGCCATCCGCTACGGTCCTGTCTCCTTCCTACATACAGCCGCTACACATGCAACACAGGCCATCGATGGATCGGAGCTTGGATAGCATGTGTGCTAGCGGGGCAAGAATGGGCGCTAGAATAAGGCACGGGTCATCGTCCAGGATGCCTGGTCGTTTGACATCAACGGGGACGGGAGCGCAAAACAGGACTCGAGCCTCGTCCACCTCGAGGACGGTGCCGGCATCGACGAAACTCTCAATCTCACTCGGAATGATCGGAATCGCTCCGAGTTGGGGCTTATTCGGTTAgcactcaatccatatggattaaatAGGATTAGATAGATTTAAATCTCAAACGAGTCAAACTTCTTTTTAATTTTTTCTAATTCCATCCAATCCATGGGTAACGagattaaccgaacaaggccttaggtcGGGAAACTCGGAATCACCCGGTAGCCTGGCCGGACGCGGCATTCCCTGTTCCGGTCTGCACGCCGGCACAAGGTACACCAGCCGTTCCGTAGAACGGAATTGATAAAGTTTACAATAGGCCAGCAGCTTACGACGATTATGGTCAACTCGATGGCCGAAAGATCCTCGATTTCTAGTTCTTGTGGTGAAAGCTGTACAGGATATCCGAAGACGGAAACTCGGTTGCATCCCAGACTTGAACCATTGCCACTTGCTTTGCTGCCTGCGGTGACATGATGGGCTGCAAGCATGCTCAATAATCTTGTCAATGCAAAAGATGGTACATGAAAGTACTAATACATAACCAGCCAGTCAGCCTTACAAGTTACAAGCAAGATATCTTGATGCAGCTAGGAGAACAAAAAAAAATAAAGAAACTCTGCAAGGCATCTTTTAGCCTGCCGCAGTGGCCATCGGTGGTGTCCCCTTCAGATCTTACAGCTCGTGCCAAAAGCGGAGATTCGAGATGATAATCCATGCCGTAAGAACTAGTCTGAGGGCGCATTCTCCTTGATTGCTGTCGATAGTTTTGTAGCCTCCTCTACATTTTTCAATCGGAACAGGTATGTTCGAGCTACAACTGTGTCACCAGCTGATTCACTTGATTGTGCATCCTGAAAATGAAACGCAGGATTTATGGTCTCTCTTTTTTTGGTGTTCATTGAGGTGGAGAGTGGGGTGGTAGGTACTCCCAAGggttagtttggaaactcaaatcccctTGAAAAATCCCCTCCAATTTTCAAGGGGGTCTGAACTTCCAAACTAGCCCCAAAGGACTATATTTACTTACTGAAGTATGAAATATCGAAGCAACCGTATTCTTCTGAAGGTTCATTTTTATCCCCTTGTAGATCAGAGCATTCAGGAGGATTTTACCAACCTGCTACCAGTTTAAAAACATTAGCATTTTGTCCGCACCAGAAACAATACTACAGCTGTGTAGCTCTGGCAAAAGAACGATGTGTAAATATATATACCTAATTGAATACTTGACACCTAAATTAGCTGGTACCCTTTTCAAATTCCAAATAAATGAAAAACAGATGTCGAACTTGGCTTGTTTTGCAGGAACCCTTAAAAATTAGGGGAACAGAACATTTATGGATTGGAATATTGGTAATATTTGATCAGATAGAAGTAGGGGCGGTAATGGTAGGGCTGGTATGAACCTTCAAAAAAAATGGTAGGGCTGGTATGGGCTTTAGATTTTACACTAGAAAATTTAAGGATCGAATTGAATTAGGGCCAGACTCTATTCCTATtcgtttttgaactaaaattatttaaGAGCCCTAACttattgtgaagaaacatttggatcgtgaCCCATTACCATCCCTAGGTAATGTCGTAATGGGTTCTAAGTTTTTCACTATAAAATTTAAAAATCAGATCCTATTTGGACCaggctctatttctattcattttttgaactaaaattaattgAAGGCTCAAACAAAttgcaaagaaacatttggatcgtgatATATGACCACCCCTAGATAGAAGATATTTAGGAATGCTTGCAGTCAAAGATTAGACACTTTGACCACTAATACATACAAAGTCATCAAGATTTTCGACATAGAAATAACAATAGTAAATTTGTAATGACAAAACATTTTCAGATGACTATATTCTCATTAAGTTTTAGCAACAAATGCTTAGAGAAAGTAGAAAGTGAAGATATGATTTGAAGACAGTGTCAATTTCCAAAACATCAAATGAAAAAAGAAAAGTAGTAATTTCAAGTTGGCATGCAGTGGAAGAATAAATATTGACACTAGTACACATGACTGCAGTGAACTTCAATACTATGAACAATCAAGAGAGAAAACATACATCGTTTCTTATAACAATGGTAGGAGTGGATTCTTTGGAAGCTTTCTCTGTGCCTTCTTTACTTCTGATAGAGAGCTGACCAACACCAATGTCTTTCCAACCCTTAGTGGCATCATCATGCTGCAACAATGGAAACACATTTGTAGTCAAGTAAAATCTGAAATGACACACTGAGGATAAATTGTACAGTATTAGAGTACCAGAGCCAAAAAAAAACATGATATTACAGTTCTAGGAACAAAAGCAATATGTTAAACAGATCAGATGAATACCTTGACATACACCTTGCATTTGGTTTCATGAACGACAACTACCCCCTTCTCTTCTGCCTTCTTTACAGAAGGGCTGCTTGGCTTCTCAGGTTCAGCATCTGATCATGGCCATGACGAACAATGAAATAAGAGGACAGAATATTAATAATTAAAGGGTGCGAGACTTACATTACTTAAAACAGAAGTCAGAGGCATGGAAGTTGGGAACGGGGTGTACAGTATTAGATACCTTCATCTGCGTCAGCTGAAGCTTCAGAAGTATTTTGGTTTCCTGATAAAGCAACAACAAGGAAGTTATGGTCTGCACAGAGTATAAGGATATCATAACAGTTAGTTCTATCTTCGTGATGCAAAAGGGCCTCTAGCCgtctagcgtaatggttaaggcttccggGTAGCACCTCCAAGTCCCGGATTCGATCCCCCTCAGGGGCGAATTTTGggattggttaaaaaaatcctcaCTGTGCCCCGCCCGCTCTCGGGATCGATACCCTGCGCGCCACCCTCCGactgggccgttgcagagtgggcaGTTGATCAGCCCATTAGTGATGGAGGACCAGGGTTCGGAGGCTTTCTCtgggaccatgtttcggtctcttcttaatataatatcgggagggcggtctttccctccctgGCCGAGTTTTTTATATATCTTCGTGATAAGGTGCTGCCAATAGAACTGCTTAATTACTTTTATCATCTGCTTTTCAAAAAATCGTATGTCATATAGGTTGTGCTAGACAAAATCAAATTGCAACTTCCTTTCTAAATTACaagtgatgtttgcaatacttacTGCACTATGTGAAAATTGTGGTAACACTGACATTTAGGAAAAAAACCAGGCAGATTCAGCATTGTGCTGCTGAGCCCCAATATAGTGATAATAAAGCAAGATCAAGATGGACAACATGCtaatttaggccctgtttgggagaGCTTCACTTCAACAATTACAGGTCCATTTCAGCTTCTTTTATCCAAACAGGTCCAGCTCCACGAGCTTCAAAAAAATGAAACTATAGGCCAGTTTCATGAAATTCAAAGCTCCTCAAAGGGTGCTTCAAAAACAATGTTTCCATACCTCCCCATGAAGTTGCACTAAAATTACCCACCATGACATTGGTTACAAGACCTACTGATTCATGTCTCTTTCTCCACCCGCTAATCATCAAGGGTAATTAAGGAAACACACACAAATTAATTGTATTACAAAATCTGGAGTCTATGTGCAAGCCAAACACTCTTGAACCTTGTCTTACCAATCTGTTGAAGTTGTTTCATGGTGAAGCTGGAAATCGAAATTGTAATTCTTGAAATGAAACcctcccaaacagggccttagtggAGGTAAGTTTTGCTTATATTTTAGTGCAAGTAGAAGCACAGTGGTGTTTCTAAAACGGTAAAACTGGGAACTTTCGATGATGTAAAACAATTTCCCTATAGTTTAAAGGTACATTTTGTTAAGGAGTCCTTTGGTTTGGAAAAAAAATCCCAAGAGTAATGCAAAGGTCAAATTATAAATAGCATGTGTTGAAGATGGAAAAGGTAAAAATGGAATAACACATTTTTTGGCTTGTAGATGATTTTGCGATCCTGAAACCTACTGCTAAATTGGCATAAACGAGTATGCAATTGCAATGGCTTAGATCATTGTTCAAATAGTCCAAACAGACAAACCTtcaatgatttcaagtcgtccgactaatcgcgattagtcgggctggtcGGCAATTAGGACACGATTTGCTGGAGGACTCGACTAGAAGACCTAGTCGTCctggtcgtccgactaatcgtcgACTAGGGCGACTAGTCGTCCGAGTTATGTGTCCTGGTCGTCCCGGCTAGGGTTTAGTTATTGGGCCTTTTTTAGCCCATCTACAGTCTAACTTAGAGTACACTCCCCTCTCCTGTTCTAAGCTAGCCGCCAACAGTCTCCAACCTGCacgtctcctctcctctcctctcttggCACAACCCCTGCAGTCATGAACTCCTGATTGTCGGCGGCTACACCGGCGGCTACAACACCCTGCGTCCCCTGCCCCTTCTCCTGCAGTCCTGCTCGCCTGCTGCACTGCTGCAGTCTCCAACCGGCGGTGGCTGCGAACCAGTGACGAGATGAGCACGTCATCTGAAGGTCCCTCCTGCTCccccacttctccccctaaacccTAAACAACGAAGCAACATGTTACTTTGTTTATGCTATTTGTTTGTTCTAATTTATATAATGTATGCaggtatatttatatatatacctatataagTATAACTACTAGTCTAGAACGACCAGTGACCGACTAGGACCGACTAGGGGTCGACTAGTCGCCCTAGTCGTCGCCTAATCGCGACTAGTCGCTTGGTCGGTCCCAGGGTTCGACCAGGCGACTTGAAATCATTGCAAACCTtactatatatatacaaataccaATATTTTTCTCAAACCACGCAGGAGATCGAGTCATTTCATTAAGAAGAAAAGGAGGGTCTAGATAAGACTTAGACAAAGACAACAAACAAAAACTGAACAAGACCACCAGGCCAGCACCCCTGCAAACAGGATCTGAACTACTAGAACTCAGTCTGTTACAGGGGTGAAACCTAGACAAAAAAATGGGTCAGGCCATCAGGATCTGTTCATCCCTGGCCCAATATCAAGCCATCATAAGTGTGAAGTAAACAACACAAGAAAAAAATTCAGAAAAGATACCTGGGAGGACTGATTGTTGATTCATTGAAAACAGAGGTGGACTCTGTGGGTTAAAACTTTGGGCAACTGAAGAAAAAATAGATGGTGCATTGGATGTTGGAAAACCATTATTTGCACCAAACTGAAAAGGATTACTGCTGTCACCACTTGTCGTCTTCTTGTCGCCAAATATGCCCTTGTTTGCACCAAAATGGAAAGGTTTGCTGCTGTCACTGGGAGTATCCTTCTTGTCACCAAATATGCCATTATTCGGACCAAACTGGAAAGGTTTACTGCTGTCAACAGGTGCATCCTTCTTGCCACCAAATATGACATTATTTCCACCAAACTGGAAAGCTGGTTTACTGCTATCACTGGACGTGTTCTTCTTGTCAGCAAACATACCTGGATGTCATTGACATAATAGATATGAATATATAGTACATAAGTCTGCGAGAAGACTCTGCAATAAATGTAAACAAagtatattatacaaaccagtgaGTAGCCGTACCACTGTAATCTGGTGTTTTTTGCTGAGAAGGCGATGAAAAAAGGTTCGGTAAGCTTGAGTTCTGAAaagatgaagaactagaagccatAATTGGAGCCTTCTGTTTGTTATCTGAACTTGGCTGTACTAAGAGCTTGCTATCATCTGCTGCTGGCAGATTGGACTTATCATCCTTCAGTGAGCTTGGGGATGAAACAACTATTGAACCTGCTTGATTTTGCCTTAGCCAGTTGACAACATCCTTGAATTTTTCCTAATGAACAACAAGTGTATATGCATATGCAATGAGTAATCTGACTAACAAACCACCTAAGAAATGAACAAAAAGAAAGTAAAGTATGAAAATACAAGATGACTGCACACACTAATCAAATCCACACCTTAAATCATCAATATATAAGCACGTTTTAAAAAGATACAATGCAGATGGTTATGTAATCAGAATTAGGACGAAGTTGGTGTTTCTAAATCTCATAAGCAATCACCAGCAACAATAAGATACAATTATACAGATTCCCGGAAGATATTAACTGCAGAATTATATGGATGCCATGGGCAGATCCACGGATAAATAAATCAGTGGTTTCCTGCAAAAGCAATGGCCTGAGGCAGTTACCTTTGTAGCAGTACTGTTATACAAATGATAATCCTATAGCTTTAGCAAAAAAAATATTGGTGACACCAATTAATGAGCAAGTCTATCCACAGCCAGTGAGACTTTACCATGATTTCAGAAGCATGTGATATGTAATCCTTAAGGCCGTCCTCCCAAAGTTCAGCTGGATGATTTTGCAGCTGCAATTGAACCCAGCTGCTCAAAATAAATTATGTATGAGTATACAAGGCATTTGACAAGAAATATAAGTGTGACTCTAGGGATATGGAGCACAAAATGGCATTAATAGGAACAACCAATAATGTTCATTCCAAAATGCTAATGAACACTTCATGCTTTAAATAGTGACCATGAAACCCGATAATCCATAAAAAAGAGGGAAACTATAAATCAACAGTGCGCTAAATTATTTTAAAAACGCAAGAAAACTGTGAGCATAACGAGTTAGTAAGCTGTGCTTCCAACAGAGTATATGTTTCAACACACAGGAGGAGTACAAGCCAACAGGTGAAGGAACACACCTTGCAAACTGGGTATTAAGTGCCCTCACATGTTTGCTAGCAGCCTCCGCCCGCCGAGGATCTAAACTAGCGGGTCCTGCCATCACATGCTGATGGGAAGACTCCGCCCTGTGAACATCAAAAGAGGGTCCGTCCATTACTCTCTTACTTGGTAACTGCATTGTAATAACAAAAATGAATAACGGAGAGGCAGATTCCACAGGAAGATAGAGCAACAGAAAAAAAAGAACTTTTATATATGTTTGAGAAACACAGAGAATAAAAAAAAATTCCAATGGATGCTATTGCTAGCAGGCAAACTCCCAGTTACTGGATCAGAACAACCGTATAGATAATGTGCCAGCATTGATAAGCAATAGTCAGGTTTCAATTTAAAGCTTTAGGGTTATGTCCATGTATTTGTCAGACCAATCAATAGTGTTGAGTTATCATACATTCAAGGATACTCACGATTAAGAACAACTCCCTCCGTTCGAAATCATAAATCGTTCTGGCTTTTTCTAGATACACAACCTTTACAGTATATCTAGATTATGTATCAAGAAAAGCGAGAATGACTTATAATTTGGAATGTAGGGAGCAGTTTAAATTTTAGAGTGAGTAAGGGACAATCCTGTGATGTTATGATGTTGCTATGTTTCCAGCTGAAAGTAATGCCGGGCTCTAGGCCTCTAGTTCTGAATTCCATCACTCAAAATACCGTACATACTGCAGGAAAAAACGAGCGAAGAGCATTAAAACGCCCTAAAGCTTCTAAGTGCACAGTATCAGTACACCACGAATTTGAACACGTGATTTTTGACCAGCTCCACCGCGATGACCTAAATGTTCCCCCAAATCCAACTCGAAGACACAACACAACCTTTGCCAGCTACATGTTACTTTTCGCCAATCAACCAGATCGAAACAGCATCCGCAGCCAAAAGCTAATAAACAGAACAACCTTTTCCACGCCCGCAAGAACGTAAGATCCACAGCTTTTTCGCAACACTGGTTGCCTCAAAACAAACAGTACACATCGCCGCGGAAAAACGCAATTCAGATGAAAGGATGGAAGGGAGCGCACATCGGGTGCGGCGGGGTCGGAGGTGGCCGCGCGCTTAGCTCCCCGCGTTGTCATGCCGTCTCACCGCGCACTCCCGAAACCCTAGCCGCTCGAGCCGGGAGAAGCAAAGCTGTAGATTGCGGAGATCGAAGAAAAGAAGGAGCTAGTAGGAGTAGTAGGCGAGTTGAAGGGTTGACTAGGAGTTTTGCTGCTGCTGCGTGGCAGGCCGTGGAATCAAAGGAGACGGCAGCCGAGTTTGGGAAGGAGACGGCAGTGGTGAGAAGTGGAGGGTGGTGGCTCCGTGGGAAGCTGGCGGCGTAGGGCAAGAAAGGCAATCGAATATGCGATTGCTGGTTTATGTGGACCCACACGTCAGTCATTCAAAGCAGCAAACCGAACTTGTAGCCAAGTGGCAACTGGGGATGAAAACGAGAAGGATAGAGTCAGATATAGGATCATCACGTATCATATCTtaatgtatttctctcggataTGGGACCGGATACGTGTAGTtaagattcgggacggatacaggaCGGAACCGGGTAATAATCCGTACGGGTAAGTAACGGATAACATCGGGTAGGTACCGGATAATTGTCGGGTAGTTCGACCTgatgatattaattgtccaaccaCCCAACAAATATATAAATTAAGAAATaataatcatgtatatgatagatcaaatgTAGGAAAGGAAACCAAAAAAATTGATATCATGCAGTTCAAAGTTATTAATTACAAGGACATTGTAAAACCAACACCGCAATATTAACAATTCATAAAATATTATAGTTTCACTCAAAAATTACAAATAAGTTACGAAAACAAATAAACATTTTATAcgaagataactcaagtcctcgtatgaaatgataaagtaaagtactgattatgttgaaacttggatacttatagTGATTTAACATGTAACTTATACAAATAAGTGAACGTGAAATGGAAAAAACGTGGGCATCTTgtagatcttatgatccaaacattttttatggttatata
This portion of the Zea mays cultivar B73 chromosome 2, Zm-B73-REFERENCE-NAM-5.0, whole genome shotgun sequence genome encodes:
- the LOC100279732 gene encoding uncharacterized protein isoform X2 yields the protein MAESSHQHVMAGPASLDPRRAEAASKHVRALNTQFASWVQLQLQNHPAELWEDGLKDYISHASEIMEKFKDVVNWLRQNQAGSIVVSSPSSLKDDKSNLPAADDSKLLVQPSSDNKQKAPIMASSSSSFQNSSLPNLFSSPSQQKTPDYSGMFADKKNTSSDSSKPAFQFGGNNVIFGGKKDAPVDSSKPFQFGPNNGIFGDKKDTPSDSSKPFHFGANKGIFGDKKTTSGDSSNPFQFGANNGFPTSNAPSIFSSVAQSFNPQSPPLFSMNQQSVLPGNQNTSEASADADEDAEPEKPSSPSVKKAEEKGVVVVHETKCKVYVKHDDATKGWKDIGVGQLSIRSKEGTEKASKESTPTIVIRNDVGKILLNALIYKGIKMNLQKNTVASIFHTSDAQSSESAGDTVVARTYLFRLKNVEEATKLSTAIKENAPSD
- the LOC100279732 gene encoding uncharacterized protein LOC100279732, whose amino-acid sequence is MTTRGAKRAATSDPAAPDLPSKRVMDGPSFDVHRAESSHQHVMAGPASLDPRRAEAASKHVRALNTQFASWVQLQLQNHPAELWEDGLKDYISHASEIMEKFKDVVNWLRQNQAGSIVVSSPSSLKDDKSNLPAADDSKLLVQPSSDNKQKAPIMASSSSSFQNSSLPNLFSSPSQQKTPDYSGMFADKKNTSSDSSKPAFQFGGNNVIFGGKKDAPVDSSKPFQFGPNNGIFGDKKDTPSDSSKPFHFGANKGIFGDKKTTSGDSSNPFQFGANNGFPTSNAPSIFSSVAQSFNPQSPPLFSMNQQSVLPGNQNTSEASADADEDAEPEKPSSPSVKKAEEKGVVVVHETKCKVYVKHDDATKGWKDIGVGQLSIRSKEGTEKASKESTPTIVIRNDVGKILLNALIYKGIKMNLQKNTVASIFHTSDAQSSESAGDTVVARTYLFRLKNVEEATKLSTAIKENAPSD
- the LOC100279732 gene encoding uncharacterized protein isoform X1 yields the protein MTTRGAKRAATSDPAAPDLPSKRVMDGPSFDVHRAESSHQHVMAGPASLDPRRAEAASKHVRALNTQFASWVQLQLQNHPAELWEDGLKDYISHASEIMEKFKDVVNWLRQNQAGSIVVSSPSSLKDDKSNLPAADDSKLLVQPSSDNKQKAPIMASSSSSFQNSSLPNLFSSPSQQKTPDYSGMFADKKNTSSDSSKPAFQFGGNNVIFGGKKDAPVDSSKPFQFGPNNGIFGDKKDTPSDSSKPFHFGANKGIFGDKKTTSVAQSFNPQSPPLFSMNQQSVLPGNQNTSEASADADEDAEPEKPSSPSVKKAEEKGVVVVHETKCKVYVKHDDATKGWKDIGVGQLSIRSKEGTEKASKESTPTIVIRNDVGKILLNALIYKGIKMNLQKNTVASIFHTSDAQSSESAGDTVVARTYLFRLKNVEEATKLSTAIKENAPSD
- the LOC100279732 gene encoding uncharacterized protein isoform X3, whose product is MAESSHQHVMAGPASLDPRRAEAASKHVRALNTQFASWVQLQLQNHPAELWEDGLKDYISHASEIMEKFKDVVNWLRQNQAGSIVVSSPSSLKDDKSNLPAADDSKLLVQPSSDNKQKAPIMASSSSSFQNSSLPNLFSSPSQQKTPDYSGMFADKKNTSSDSSKPAFQFGGNNVIFGGKKDAPVDSSKPFQFGPNNGIFGDKKDTPSDSSKPFHFGANKGIFGDKKTTSVAQSFNPQSPPLFSMNQQSVLPGNQNTSEASADADEDAEPEKPSSPSVKKAEEKGVVVVHETKCKVYVKHDDATKGWKDIGVGQLSIRSKEGTEKASKESTPTIVIRNDVGKILLNALIYKGIKMNLQKNTVASIFHTSDAQSSESAGDTVVARTYLFRLKNVEEATKLSTAIKENAPSD